From Candidatus Bathyarchaeota archaeon:
TTAAAACTGTAAAACTCATTTCCTATTGAATCTGAAACTTTTAATGAACCATCATAAAGCTCATGAACGCCATTCTTCACCAGTCCCATATAATAGTAGGTTTTGTTAAGCGCATTAAAAAGCGATAACTTTTTTTCAAAAAGATTCATAACTTGATTGGCAAAGGATTCAGCAGCTTTAAAAACATCATTAAATTTAGTTTTAAGAGAATCTTTTTTCTCTTTAAATAAAGGTTGACTCATTCCACCTGGGATAGCAGTAACTGTATGAATAGTTTTTCCTCCAATAACTTCAGTAATTAAATTTCCATATTCATGAATTTTAAGAGCAAGTTTTACCAATTCAGGGTTAATTTTATTTAATCCAATTATACTTCTTTCTTGCACATCAATTAAATCTGGAAGGCATAAAAAAAGTAGGTGTAAAGAGTGACTTGTTACAAACCCTGCGTAATGCAAAAGCTTTCTTTGAAGAATAGCAGGTTCTGGAGGAGTTACTTTCCAAGCGTTTTCAACAGCTTTAACAGACGCTAAATGATGAGCAGCATAGCATATACCGCATATTCTTTCAGAAAATCTAGGGGCTTCTTCAGCTGGTAAACCTTGCATCATTTTTTCGAAAAACCTTGGAGATTCAAATATGCAAAGTTTAACATCTTCTAATTGATTGCCCTTAATCTTAATAATTACTTTTCCATGGCCTTCAACTCTAGTTAATGGCTCTATTTTTATTTCTTGATTTAACACCATTTTATTTTCGCCTCAACAGTTTTTCATAATATTTCCAAAGAAATTGAGTTGAACCATAGTTGAATCTGTTAAATAAAAATGGAAGAAGATTTTTAGGAAGTTTTTCGCTAACATTATCTAGAATTCTGCATCTATAAAAACCAAATTCACTTCGCAGTCCTCTGCAACCTTCACAAGGCATGTTAACATTGGGGCATTTAGCTTCACAACCACCTTTAGTTATTGGTCCAAAACAAAGGTAGCCTTGCTCTAAAAGGCATTTTTTAGGATCGGAATAATCTTTATGAATACGCTTAATAATTGATGGTGGAATACCTGTTTTTTCTCGGTTACACTCGTCGCAAACGCTAACTTTTGGAGTGGTAACTTCTTTCCCTTTTAATAATGAAGACAGGAAATTACATAACTCATTTACTTCTGGAGGGCAACCTGGAACTTTATAATCTACATTGACAATCGCATCAATAGGTTTAACTGAGTATTGCACTTCAGGCAACTCCTCTCTTGGAATAAAACCATTAACTGTGGAAGGCGTATTTTTATAAACAAAATTTAACGATTCATCTAATGGAATTAAATTACCTAAAGAAGATATTCCGCCAAAGCAACTGCATGAACCTACCGCTATAAGGATTTTAGATTTTTCTCTAGCTTCCTTTAAAAGTTCTTCATCATGATTTGTTCTAACGCTTCCTTCAACTAGTGTGACATCTAATTCTTTTGGTAAAGTTTTAGAATCCATAAGAATATAAGAATGAAGAAGCTCAGCTTCGCTTAAAATTGAAAGAAGATTTTCATGCATTGAAGCTAATGCTACGTGGCAGCCAGCGCAAGATGCTAAAGCAATTGTTGCTATTCGAGTCTTCATTTATAAATTCACTTTAACCCAGCTCTTTCAACAATTAAAGGGATAATCCATTCCATCTCTATAGCCATAAGGTGGATTCCAGCAGCCCTAGTTGTTTTCCTTATCTCTTTGCAAAGCTCGCTAAATATTTCAACGTTTTCTTCGTTAAAAGCTTCCTTGCTTTTTGCTCTAGCTTTTCTTAAACGTTCTTGAATTTCATCTGGAATATGAATTCCTGGAACAAATTTTGAAAGCCACTCAAGCATTTTTATCCCTTTTATTGGTGTTACACCAACAAGAATAGGCACTTTTATTCCTATAGAATCGCATAATTCAAAGAAGTGTTTTAATCTTTCAATGTCATAAACTGATTGTGTTTGAAGAAAGTCTACTCCAACATTTTGTTTTCTAAGAAGTTTATAAACTTCAACCTCTAATGGTATAGCATTTGGGTTTGCTGCTCCACCAACATTAAATTTAGGCGGATTAACAATTTTATTTCCAGCTAAATCTACACCTTCATCAACCGCTTTCCGAATCAAATATATTAATTGTGTTGAATCTATATCATAAAC
This genomic window contains:
- a CDS encoding Ni/Fe hydrogenase subunit alpha — its product is MVLNQEIKIEPLTRVEGHGKVIIKIKGNQLEDVKLCIFESPRFFEKMMQGLPAEEAPRFSERICGICYAAHHLASVKAVENAWKVTPPEPAILQRKLLHYAGFVTSHSLHLLFLCLPDLIDVQERSIIGLNKINPELVKLALKIHEYGNLITEVIGGKTIHTVTAIPGGMSQPLFKEKKDSLKTKFNDVFKAAESFANQVMNLFEKKLSLFNALNKTYYYMGLVKNGVHELYDGSLKVSDSIGNEFYSFKAEEYLDYIAEKVSKYSYVKLPYLKKLGFPKGLYRVGPLARLNVAESIEKEKTQSYFETFKNLFGKPSSNLMAYNAARLVELINALEKINEILNDENLTSDKVRTQVYERKGIGVGIVEAPRGILIHHYETNDDGIIVNANVITPTTQNAPVIETDLKSMAEAQLVELTSSNKEQALWRLETLVRSYDPCISCATHFIEVKHEK
- a CDS encoding F420-nonreducing hydrogenase, encoding MKTRIATIALASCAGCHVALASMHENLLSILSEAELLHSYILMDSKTLPKELDVTLVEGSVRTNHDEELLKEAREKSKILIAVGSCSCFGGISSLGNLIPLDESLNFVYKNTPSTVNGFIPREELPEVQYSVKPIDAIVNVDYKVPGCPPEVNELCNFLSSLLKGKEVTTPKVSVCDECNREKTGIPPSIIKRIHKDYSDPKKCLLEQGYLCFGPITKGGCEAKCPNVNMPCEGCRGLRSEFGFYRCRILDNVSEKLPKNLLPFLFNRFNYGSTQFLWKYYEKLLRRK
- a CDS encoding methylenetetrahydrofolate reductase; the protein is MSKPAYSNLMKTLNEGKFVVTGELEPLKTTDLSSIINAAKTIKEHVVAVNVTDNPTAFAYVSPLVACYLIQKETGLECVYQMTVRDRNRLAITSDLLAASILGIKNVLALSGDYVNVGDNPQTKPVYDIDSTQLIYLIRKAVDEGVDLAGNKIVNPPKFNVGGAANPNAIPLEVEVYKLLRKQNVGVDFLQTQSVYDIERLKHFFELCDSIGIKVPILVGVTPIKGIKMLEWLSKFVPGIHIPDEIQERLRKARAKSKEAFNEENVEIFSELCKEIRKTTRAAGIHLMAIEMEWIIPLIVERAGLK